From Daucus carota subsp. sativus chromosome 6, DH1 v3.0, whole genome shotgun sequence:
TGCGTGGTTGGGCTTTTTCACCTCATGCCGATCTAATTTGGATGGAGACATCTAGTCCTAATCTAGCTGAATGCACCAAGTTTGCCGAAGGGATGAAAACTATGAGGCCTGAGACTATGTTGGCTTATAATTTGTCTCCTTCATTCAACTGGGATGCATCAGGGATGACCGATGAACAAATGAAGGACTTCATTCCTAAGATTGCCAAGCTAGGCTATTGTTGGCAGTTCATAACGCTTGCTGGTTTCCATGCTGATGCACTGATTGTGGATACATTTGCCAAGGATTTCGCTAGAAGGGGAATGTTGGCATATGTGGAAAAGATACAGAGGGAGGAAAGGAACAATGATGTCGACACACTAGCTCATCAAAAATGGTCCGGTGCTAATTACTATGACAAGGTCCTTAAGACTGTTCAAGGAGGCATTACCTCTACTGCTGCTATGGGTAAAGGTAAcaaataacattttttaaatttaatagtaATAACGACATCAATATTTGATATCTAATTCTATATACTAATGCAATATAAAAAATGACTTTGAAATCGTAGGTGTAACTGAGGAACAATTTAAGGAGACGTGGGCAAGGGCAGGAGGTACCAGTATGCGTGACGACAATGTGGTGATTGCCAAGTCAAGAATGTAAAACTGTTGGAGTCTAATACAGAGAGCCTTGAGTATTTTCGTTTGTTCATGTAAACTTAATAATGTTAGTATGTTTCCGTTTGGACTTCTATTAGCTCATGCTATTATGTTGTAAAATAAATTGAGGTTTCTCTCCTACTAGTAGGGGCGGATTTCTGCTTGGACCTCTATTAGCTCATGTTATTATGTTGTAAAATAAATTGAGGTTCCTTTTTCCTACTCGTAGGGACGGGGTGTCTCTTtgtgtttaattttatatttgcataAGAGCTTtctgtatatttaatttgtttagtTTGTCCGTGTTCATGTTGTACGAATAATTTTCATGCTTTATTACGGGTTCATGCTTCTGGTCTTGTCGGAGGGAGTTCAAGGTGGAAATTGATATGGGTTAAAAGCGCAATGAAGCTCCAAAAGGGAAGAAACTCACTTatcaatttatgatttattaaattttttcatgatTAATTAATCAGACTTAATAAAAACTTAGTGCACATCCACTTTGATGCACTTGAATTGTCAAACCTCAAGGTCCAAGTCCCGAAACAGCAGCTATTAAAGCACAAAGTTCACGACTTGTTTTTATCCATAacagaaataaatatttatttttataaaaataatacactaataaagataataatatCTACAGAAAATTCTAATATATGTATTATCTTATTATGTCTtctaatcaaaatataattatagatataaaCTATTATTTGATAATAGTTTATATGGGTTGAAAGAAAATTATAGTGATTctaatcttgaaaaaaaatttgttagtGAAAAATGAAGTTTTATGATGATGTATTCCTTACATAATATGTTTTTTGTGCCCATCCATTATAagtcttttttaatatattttatttgtcctATTTTTTTGTTCTTCATATATGATCTTAGCAGATCTCTAAATTCTGTCAATCAATTTCCGCCCCTTCATggtgtcaattttttttttaccaaatcGGAGACTTCTTATGCAACAGGACTTACAGACTATGCTGCCGGTGAGCTTAAGTGTTTcttacttaaaaataaaaaagtgaaatataagttagaaacaacttaaaacatataagtgattaaagtgtttgggaaataagtagaaatcaTGTAACTAGTATTCCCAACTTTTTATAagttcttgactttttacataaacatgtacgaataagtgtttttaatttataaatccagaagccaGACTAAAAAGCCCAGCCAAACAACCCGTTCGGCTATAACAAAAAGTTACACCAGACCCTCATCTGATAatggttaaaatttaaataacaaatagTAACCTTCAAGAGAAGTCTAATTTAAGGCACTCATATTTAGAGAACCTCCTCCCAGAGCCTCGGACCTTagaatttttatacagaaaacaAAATCTGGCATCGAACTTCTATGTCCTTGGCCGAATATTCAGCTTTCCGGCTATAATCTGGTTTCATGCCAAACCCTGCCGGATTCTCCTGTGATCATCTGCAATTATCGGATAATTAGGATACTTATCTGTCTGTGACATGAATATTGGGTTTTGCTTTAAGGTAATGGTTATCTAACATCTTGTTCATGTATTTCTCAATGCCATCTTAAATATTAGTTTCAAGTTACAACATGATGCACCATGAGAATGTGTGatgcatgaaaaaaaaattactatatGCAACTGGTTGCATTGTTTTAATCATCAATGATCTCAACATCTCTGGTTTCAATCTCCCTCATGTATTTTGCCAAGAGAATATAATCTTTCCAATGGCCTATAGAAATAGCCAGAGAAGCGAAGCATCGCAAATTGAGCCTGCACCAAACAGAAACGGGCAGAATATTGTAATATGTGGGTATCAAGCACAGATAGGGGGATGTTGGAGAAATGTTAGCATTTTATGGAACAAGAACCTGATGAGcaattctctgaatatttgtgtTGATAGTGTGGAAAGTAAGCGTCACCAAGCGTGCAAAATTGACATTAAGCCTTGGCATTTTTGGGCCAGAAGAGGCTACAAGAGCTTCGTAGTTGATGAAATTCAACTAGAGGCCTACTGGGATCTAAGGTCTGCAAAATTCACAGCAAGTCCTGAGCCATGTTCAGATTATTATGTTGCTCTAGTTTCTGATGAAGAGGTGGTGTTACTGCTGGGGGATTATGGTGACAAAGCTTACAAGAGAATAAAAGCAAGACCTGCCCTGATCGATGCAATTCTGGTTTACAAGAAGGAACATGTGTATGGGAAGAAAAGCTTTTTAACTCGAGCAAAATTGGACCACAAGAACAGAGAGCATGATATTATTGTGGAGAGTTCAACTTCCGGACCTAGAAATCCAGAAATGTGGATTAGTATAGATGGGATTGTGCATGTCAATGTTAAGAATTTGCAGTGGAAATTCAGGGGAAATGAGACGGTCTTGATCAATCAGCAGCCGATTCAAGTTTACTGGGACGTGCATGCCTGGTTATTTTGTGACCCTGGATCTCATTATGGATTCTTCATATTTAAGCCCGAGACAGTCGATCAAAATTATGACGATGATAAATGTAGTGCCCACAGTATCGGAAATGGGAGTGATTGCAGTGCTGATAGCAAGTATTACTCTACTCTGGGCTACTCCAGAGCCCCACACTATTGCTTTCTTCTTTATGCATGGAAAATTGAATAAGACCCAATGCTTGCAGGCTGCAGCAGCATCTTGATGGTTAGAGCGGCATCAATGTTTGCATTACTCTTCCATTGTATTAAACGAAAATGGCCATCGGCCCATTGGCAAATGCTGATGGATCAGTGCTCATAGAATTTCATTGTACATTGTATGAGTCACGCATgctctaaaaattaaaaattttcaaagttTACTAGGATGTGTAACTTTCAAAACTTTGTTCAAACGCCATCAGGCACCCATATGTTTTATAGGATTCTTAATTAATGGATCTAAGCATCAAGTTTCTGTCAGTTGCAGGAAATAATTATCAAGTGAAGTTCAAAACCAGGATCAGGTTATATcgcttgttttatttgaaattaagtTATTATTCTGCAGTTCAGAAAGAAATGAAGTAAATTATACTATAGAACTAAAAATAATCTGTGCTGATGTTAGTCCTAATATTTTCAGTTGATCCAATTCAATCCAGACATCCAGCTCAGTATTCGTCCCCGGGTTCCTCAAATCTCAATTCAAAACTAATCAGCATCTAAGATCATGCACAAGTATATAGTCAGCCTTTTAAGCAGCTAGTGTAATCAAACACGCAGACTCAGTTACAAGAAAGTTATACACAGATGAAGAAGTTCTGCAGACAAATTAAATAGTAACTACATAACCGTGGACTGTATATCAGATATACTATCACAAATGACTTGTAGCTAAACCTGTAAACAAGATATATAGTGAATTTACATGTCACTGAAAAGAAGTAGTGCTAGTGCATGTGCATGACGATTCCTTAAGTTCGTACCATCATTTTTCGCTCCTTCAGTAACGATTCCAGAGCTCTTTTCTCTGATCCCTGGTCTCGAGGAAGCTGAGGGATAGTGTCTGCTTCCTATATGCATATGCAATTTGATATATGATATTAGGAGATAAGGAGTAGAAAACCCTTGTTCTATAAGTTGAAAATATTCTGATTTTTCAGCACTTGAGTTGCATCCCTTAACATGAAAAACGTTTATTGCTTTGGATACTAAGTGATTAAACTTGCTGCTGGAAAATATGTGGGCAACGTATGCGTAATTACCTGCACGATGCTGTTGACAGGAGAACTAGCCGTGTCATCCAAAGAATCATCGTACAAAAGCTCTTTTTTGGTTGATGGTTTCTTCACGTCGAGTTTTTTAGAGAATTTTGGCATGTTAGACGCAGATGGAAGTAGCTGACCTGTTTTATAGAATTTTTCATCGTCATTCACAAAAGAAGCAGCATCAGGAACCAAAATGGTTTTATTATTCGA
This genomic window contains:
- the LOC108226214 gene encoding uncharacterized protein LOC108226214; the encoded protein is MAYRNSQRSEASQIEPAPNRNGQNIVICGYQAQIGGCWRNVSILWNKNLMSNSLNICVDSVESKRHQACKIDIKPWHFWARRGYKSFVVDEIQLEAYWDLRSAKFTASPEPCSDYYVALVSDEEVVLLLGDYGDKAYKRIKARPALIDAILVYKKEHVYGKKSFLTRAKLDHKNREHDIIVESSTSGPRNPEMWISIDGIVHVNVKNLQWKFRGNETVLINQQPIQVYWDVHAWLFCDPGSHYGFFIFKPETVDQNYDDDKCSAHSIGNGSDCSADSKYYSTLGYSRAPHYCFLLYAWKIE